From the genome of Vicia villosa cultivar HV-30 ecotype Madison, WI linkage group LG2, Vvil1.0, whole genome shotgun sequence, one region includes:
- the LOC131650483 gene encoding uncharacterized protein LOC131650483, which yields MTIEVIWKNRNNIVWNNDREGFSRMGLQAFFNWQEWFTAQDNQNRSSNAHTPVNWSPPSEGWVKCNVDAGFNKTYRSTNRGWCFRDAMGRFIMTGIAWDIGNLSPLEAEALALKEAVQHAVSLNMNCVIFESDSQLVSKANMVADSLVKAANSRSRRNIFNVIPPCNEVHLINDMS from the exons ATGACGATAGAGGTGATTTGGAAAAACCGTAATAATATAGTGTGGAATAACGATCGAGAGGGATTCTCTAGAATGGGATTGCAAGCCTTCTTTAATTGGCAAGAGTGGTTTACCGCCCAAGATAATCAGAATAGAAGTTCGAATGCTCATACTCCTGTAAACTGGTCCCCTCCTAGTGAAGGGTGGGTTAAATGTAATGTTGATGCTGGTTTCAATAAAACTTACAGGTCCACAAATAGAGGGTGGTGTTTTCGTGATGCCATGGGTAGATTCATTATGACCGGCATTGCTTGGGATATCGGTAATTTATCGCCTTTAGAGGCGGAGGCTTTAGCCTTGAAAGAAGCGGTTCAACATGCTGTCTCTTTGAACATGAACTGTGTGATCTTTGAAAGCGACTCTCAGTTGGTTAGTAAAG cgaatatggttgccgaCTCTTTAGTTAAGGCGGCCAATTCAAGGTCTAGGCGTAATATCTTTaatgtaattcctccttgtaatGAAGTTCATTTGATTAATGATATGAGTTAA